A single genomic interval of Aedes aegypti strain LVP_AGWG chromosome 1, AaegL5.0 Primary Assembly, whole genome shotgun sequence harbors:
- the LOC5568336 gene encoding post-GPI attachment to proteins factor 2-like isoform X2, producing the protein MQKRKLAVHLIVSFRDICVFTLVLPLGTLFVCFVSAYVFQPEEIHETHCRVYNVIPSISAITGVSPQRYLWRISIALHIGPRIIIAFVYKNYYRALIRELNDLAQIKKATSLLRIVHGLNIVEISALCCVTYVSNKENYPVHEKVFILFMTSSLSYMLATLKLLKVLQPNGPQTTQEETSLRYKRAFFALSIASTIGLILFFLKHRFLCHDLAFSWFALCEYIVASANMGFHCTTMLDFPTEDFMIAKNANRYRKKHATISWKLD; encoded by the exons ATGCAAAAACGAAAG CTCGCCGTGCATCTGATTGTTAGTTTTCGCGATATCTGTGTCTTTACGTTGGTCCTCCCACTGGGAACGCTGTTTGTGTGCTTCGTGTCGGCTTACGTCTTCCAGCCAGAGGAAATCCACGAAACCCACTGTCGG GTTTACAATGTTATCCCTTCGATCAGTGCCATCACCGGTGTCAGCCCCCAGAGGTACTTGTGGAGGATCTCAATAGCGTTGCACATCGGGCCGAGGATAATCATTGCCTTCGTGTACAAGAACTATTACCGGGCGCTGATTCGGGAGCTCAACGATTTGGCG CAAATCAAGAAGGCGACCAGCCTACTTAGGATTGTTCACGGTTTGAACATAGTGGAAATCAGCGCCCTCTGCTGCGTTACCTACGTATCCAATAAGGAAAATTATC CCGTTCACGAGAAGGTCTTCATCCTGTTCATGACGTCGTCTCTCTCGTACATGCTGGCGACGCTAAAGCTCCTCAAGGTGCTCCAGCCGAACGGGCCCCAAACGACGCAGGAAGAGACCTCCCTCCGGTACAAGAGGGCCTTCTTCGCCCTGTCGATCGCCTCCACCATCGGGTTGATCTTGTTTTTCCTGAAGCACCGCTTCCTGTGTCACGATCTGG CCTTCAGTTGGTTTGCCCTGTGCGAGTACATCGTGGCATCGGCCAACATGGGCTTTCACTGCACCACCATGTTGGACTTTCCGACGGAGGACTTCATgattgccaaaaatgccaacCGGTACCGGAAGAAGCACGCCACGATCAGCTGGAAGCTGGATTGA